From the genome of Perca fluviatilis chromosome 8, GENO_Pfluv_1.0, whole genome shotgun sequence:
ACGTGTGtataatagaataaaaaaaacccggtaggtttcagttttttgtgttcatttgatgctttaatttttttcacacaGGCTGGCCGAGTGCCGTTCTGTAAATTTCACCTTGGGGACAGGCCGATCCCCGTGACGTTCAAGAGGGCCATTGCAGCTCTCAGTCTGTGGCAGAAGGCCCGTCTGGCGTGGGGTCTCTGCTTTCTGTCAGACCCAATCAGGTATAAGCTCACCTTCGTCCCTTTTTGTCATACCACACAGTCTTTCTCAGTATCTATTATCAGACACTGCTGTTTAAGAAAGAACAGAACTGTACTgtactatgtttatatgtcCCGAGGTGATCCACACGATTATGAAGTTAAAATGTAAATGCTAGATATTGAACAATTGTGAAATTTGGGGGAATTTAGTTACCAGTATCAGATATTTTGCTATGAGCATTTTTTGCCTGGTAGAAAATGCCTCCTAATTATATGTGTGAGCATCATGGCTtgctgtttatctgtgtgttctATGTAGAACTAGGGAACGTGCGCCCACCCACACACATTTTACAGAGTACATGCGACTCTGCCAATTCTTTTTAACTGCCGATTGTCTTTCTGCATAAAGGGATTTGGGGGGCGAAAAAAATCATGCATACTGTAtacagcccaaccaatgtttaCTTTGTTGCTCATTCTTTACTTTATactgtcatcaccaaaatactgTGTGAACAGCAAACCAAAAATGTCTTCCCCTTCCTATGTTACCACCAGTGACTGTGTTGGACtgtgtgtgtcatgtttttAGTAAAGAGGACGTAGAGAAGTGCAAACAGAAGGACCTGCTGGAGCAAACCATGTCAGAGATGATCGGCGAGTTTCCTGCTCTTCACCAGACCATCGTGGCCGAAAGAGACATCTACCTCACGCACACGCTCCGCCAGGCTACACGCTGTGTGGAAGCCCCCCATAATGCCCAGAGTGCGTATTACACTGTTTAATAAGCTAGCGATCCCATCGTTCTTAGTTGTAGATTTGTAGCTCATCAAGATGtggggtctgggaactcaccattgacagggctcagtcggaggggcgggataaaccgttgtctttcaaattccctctgcacgcaataggatggtgctacaaccaggcagagcaacgaagaaggaagagaagctagttgacagattaaacttttgccgtatccggtcggcaaaactccgaacacatcttccttttttaagaatgatttctgtgccgttctttgttcttttctcaaagaaaagcttaactccaagtcttccagaagacctacCATTTTAGTACATGGTATTCTATGTTCTTtataagtataaatataaaattcTGCTTTGTCAATTCATTTAGTTGTTTTACATAAACATTGCTCATTAGAATTAAACATAACAATTGTTAGAATTGTactttttagaatttttttaaattggttaCAAAATTGTTGCGTAATTAACTGACCAGTAATGACAATGTGGTTTGAATGCTACAGAGACTGTTGATGGAAATGCTAAGTCATATTGTGTTTAAAAAGGGTGACATTTTTAACTTAATTGTTGCGTAATTAACCGACCAATAATGACAATGTGGTTTCAGTGCAACAGAGACTGTTGATGGAAATGCTGAGTCCTATtgtgtaaagtaaaaaaaaaaaaaagggtgacaTTTTTAACTATATTTCACAGAAAGAGATCTTTTTCACTGTTTTACTGAGCTTAAAAGCAAATTTTGCATCCATGGTGAGACCACTGGAGTTCATGCTCCGTGAATGATATTGTCCATGTTCAGCAGCGCATTTGGTCTGGATGATTTATACATTGTCAAGAAGGGAAGAATGCAGACATTCATGACATGTCTGTCATTTATACTGAAATCTATCCCTAGTGTTTTGGATGAATACTTTTTCAGTCAAGAGGAAAAACCTGTGGTTTCTTACATAgtgatataaatataataagtgTTGATTGTTGATgcaacagaaaatgttttattcttctttttttttcttctttttaaaaaaaatataaatatatagaagTGCCTGCTGTGGTAGTGGGAGTTGTAGGGATGGGTCACGTCCCTGGCATAGAAAGGAACTGGGAGAAGCAGCTCAACATAAATGAAATCATGAGGTAAGTTTGTTACATTACAGATAGTaatagaatttaaaaaaatgttttcgccttgtcaaattaaaaaattggatcttgaaactgtttttccaattttctgtttttcttcagaggatcagaaatttagaaaattgtgtctgggctccaattattcaatactacAATAGTATTCTtagtattctctccctcgttccgcctAGCTACGCCCCGCCCCCACCACTCGAAGccatcagttgcaagcacctctgaccccaaagtctatcagcttttttttttggaccatATGCATacgcaaagtagaggaagagaatatcATTGcaatattgaataattggagctcagatgcaattttataattttctcaattttttgatcctctgaataaaaaactgaaaattggaaaaactggttaaagattacattttttttattatttgtcaaggtgggaaaaattggatatttgaacccatttttctgtttttccaaatgtctaattgtgcttagaaaattaaACTGGTAGCATTACACTGACCAGAAACATACTGTAACTGTGGCTTGACAATTCCACAGCTGCTCaatagtgtctgtctgtctgtctgtctgtctgtctcttcctcAGTGTTGCGCCTCCCTCACGTTTTGGCTGGGTGTTGCGCACGGTCCTAAAGGGTGTTGTGATGGGAATGCTGGGATACGCCTGCTACCGTGCTGGAGGGAGTTTAGGTAGAACCGTGCTATCTTTACCTGCAGTCCAATCTTTACTGGAGACTCTGCGGCCCCCCCCTGCTCTAAGCCAACAGGGACACGACCtttgattgatttaaaacaatGCATTTTTCACCAGTGGCCTTAAAAACAGGGAGTGACGCTGGAGAAAAGGTTTCACCAGCCCACACTATGAACTAACAAGGACCTCAGGGGGTTGAGAGCCTCCCACCTCGTATTGATGTCCCTGTAGACGCAGCAGGGCCGTACTGCCAAAGAAACCTTGACGGtactctttgttttcttttatattttgtgcaaattatgtattttgtaAGGTTAACAAATGCCAATAATTCCTTTTGAATCAATTTACCCCCACTATTGCTTTAAATGACACGTTTTTTATTTGACATGTTATcattggaatcctctccagtcaCGTGCCCTGATATGACTGAGACATTCTCCGAGAGGAACACTTTTCTAATGCCGTCACCTTATTCCTTGCTCTCTTTTTTTGGTGCCAGCCAGCATTTTAGGTAATCGGCCCATTTAAAGTCCAGCACTTTATAAGAGTCTTGTACTGTACATGCAGCCTATGTAAGGGAAATATGAGTATACTATCAATACTCCTAAATCATAAATATAATCTAGGAATAATCTTGGTGCATGGAGTGATCTTCATGgtgtgaggtaaatgtcaaaaatgtctgAATTGGAAGGCTGACCACCATTTTCCTAATTCTTGATCTTCTATTTGAAATGCACATTCTTGAAAACTCACAAAGACAATTATTTCCCATGTGTACGGCCCTGCCCACATCAACAGACAAGTGCCTCATATTGCAGTAGTAAGGGCTAATGGTGAACTGAATGGAATGGCAAAAATGTGTTATATGCATCTTACGTATACTACAACCATGCAATTTTCTAATAATCGCTCTTTCTATAATTATATGATAGGCCTGTTTTATAAAATAGTGTTGCCCTAAAAATAGGCCGTATAGTTTGTGTTGTCTTGGCTTCAGTTGATATGGCTCCTTCACCCTTCACTTCATTTTATGGTCAGTCATGCATCAGGACGGGGATTAAATGTGCCTCAGGATGAGCAATGCATTTATCTTTGATTATACCTCCAATATGAGGCACCCTCACATATTGGCTTTAACTTGCTCCATCTGTGAGTAAGGATTCATACTTAACACAAAAATATGCATCTTGTACAGAGAGACATCTCTTAAAAACCTCCGCACAGAGACATTGTCATTCAGCGCGCCAGCTGTTGGTACTTTTTATGATATATGCATTATTACTTGCCAGTCTGATTGTAAAATGCAAtttagatggaaaaaaaaactgttttgtttCTCTCAAATTTGTTATTGAACTTGACTGTAATGATTTCTCAGTGAAATTCCCATCAATGGAAATCTGTTACGGACTTGTTTTGACTACTATGAAGGAAACACGACAGTTTAGATTGGTCCGAGTTGGGAGGTAAAGCCTTACACTGCTATCACTGCTGCCTTTGACCCTCCGATTGGATCCTCTGCTGAGGCTATGTTACCACTACTGACATGTATCCATCGTACAGAACATCTTATTGcacatgtaaaaataaaaaaaaggcaagaTGACATCCCTGGAGCTTTGTTATGAGGGAACTGTCACAATACATCCAACAGCCCCAACAAAGTATTTACATGGTTGCAAGGCCATTCAAACCAACATTGAATTCCAGGTATTTACAATCttaattttttgttgttgtttttttatttgtgtgtgcagtacTGGAATTATTAGATAACAGATGCATTAATAAGAGATATGAAAGGAGTTAATTTGCTGTCTTTAATTTTCGAAATGGTCCAATGAACTAATATGGGACttgttatttaaaaacataattaaaccACTTGCAAGTCATCCACACAGTCATCAGTTTTCTTGCTTCGGTAAGAGACAAGGATATTGGGAACAGATGCAGTCATGCCTCTCAGTCCCTCAGCAGTAGAATACAGTCAAACTTAAACGTTGTGTGTCTGTCCCCATCCAGCATAATTTCCAGAGGTTTGATCTCCCATTGTATGTTTAAGAATTGCCAAGTGAAAACTATGAATGCCTGTATTTGCTGTAAGATTTGTTTCCCCATACCCGTGTGTGGTATTGTCATTCTTAACAAACTAAACCTAAAATCTCTACTTCTGTAACGAATTATTAAAAGATTTTAAGTAAATGTAAACTATTTGCCTCAAAAATGTTGCTTCTTTTTGCTCAAAACCTGTTGCATTACATTAGCTGCTAAGAGTTTTAATGCAACACAGTTTCCTATGGACCAGACTCCagccattttgttttattaaaatagTATACGTATACTAGCTGTATATTTTGGATTCAAATAATGACGATAACGTTATTATCTCAACCTTGTTAAATTACTTTTGACGTTGATTTTAGTTTCGGCCGAAATTGTTCCTACTTTACTGCGTGTTTTCCGGACAATTAATGATGTAACACAGTCTGTCTCGCAAACATCCGCTGTAGTTTGCAGGATTATGAAAGCATGACTAGTGACTACGTTGTAACTGCGCTAGTGTGAACAGGCAGATGGCCTTGTTTGGATGGCTTATTTAGCACCTCGGCTGGGACAGTCACGCGTCTTTATCCCCGGTGTGTCCGCATTCAGACTCCTCGGTACGCTCGGGATGGCTGACATGGGTCTGGCGGGGAGTCGTTCCCCGCTGGAGCGGCTCGACTTCGACAACGTCGCCCTCAAGAAACTTCCCCTGGACTCGTCCGAGGAGCCGGGGCAGCGTCAGGTGAAAGGAGCGTGTTTCTCTCTGGTGAAGCCGCAGCCGCTGACCAAGCCTCGGTTCGTGGCTGTGTCCCACGAAGCCCTGGCGCTGCTGGGGCTCAGCGGAGAGGAGGTCATGAACGATCCGCTCGGGCCAGAGTATCTTAGCGGATCCAAAGTCATGCCCGGATCCGAGCCCGCAGCACACTGCTACTGCGGCCACCAGTTCGGCCAGTTCGCCGGGCAGCTGGGCGACGGGGCAGCCTGCTACTTGGGGGAGGTGAAGGTGCCACCGGGCCAAGATCCCGAACTGCTGCGGGAAAACCCGAGCGGCCGGTGGGAGATTCAGGTGAAAGGAGCTGGATTGACTCCTTTTTCCAGGTACcgggggttgttgttgttttttgagtCAGTTTGTGTGCTAGCAATATTATTTTGCCTAAACTCTttatatgaaaaaaacaaaacagagatgttagctagggctgggcaatatatcgtgatatgagactagatatcgtcttagattttggatatcgtgatatgacataagtgttgtctttttctggttttaaaggctgcattacagtaaagtgatgtacttttctgaacttaccagactgatAGCAgttctattattttattttcctcacttagacattatgtccacattactgatgattatttatctaaaatctaagtgtgaagataattggttaaagcaccaattgtcaaccctagaatatcgatatcgaggtatttggtcaagaatatcgtgatatctgatctgatctgatctttttccctatcgcccagccctaatgtgaaCCAATGGGAAATGACCCTTGCTTTGTAAGTTATACAGATCATTTAAAAGAGCAGATGTGGTTGAAGAGTGTCCGATGAGTAGAGGGCCTGTTAcaatttttacacattttagatGTGGGTTGTCTGGCATAACTATCTGGATAATCAGAAAAATGTACCTTTTCTTTGTGACGCTCTATCTAGTCTGTCCTCCATAGAACAGCTGATGGGCGTAAGGTCCTGCGCTCCAGTATAAGAGAGTTCCTGTGCAGCGAGGTGATGTTCTTCCTGGGTGTTCCCACCACCAGAGCGGGCTCCGTGGTGACCTCAGACAGCAAGGTAGTACGAGATGTGTACTACAGCGGGAACCCTCGCCATGAGAGGTGCTCTGTGGTCGTCCGAATTGCTCCCACCTTCCTCAGGCGAGTCAGTGCACACATTgttcccccaccccccccattCATCTATGGCGGATGTCTGAGCTTCTCGAGACGCAAACGCAAGAGCTGTTTGTCTTAGTTCTGCGCTCTCTGAGCAGGTTTGGATCCTTTGAGATCTTCAAGCGCGCCGACGAGCACACGGGCCGCCAGGGGCCCAGCTACGGACGTGATGAGATCCGAGGTCAGATGCTGGATTATGTCATTGAGATGTTTTACCCTGAGATCCAGCAGAATCACCCAGATAGGGTGGAGAGGAACGTGGCTTTCTTCAAAGAGGTCAGGGCACACTCTCTCCCATGCAAATTTATACTATACATATTTGAGCCAGGGAAATTGCACTTTTGTAGTGAATATAGGGCTAATATGTTTTCCAAGGTTTACTCAAAGTAAGTAGCCAATTCAAGACCTGACCTTGCAGTTTGGAGCCAAGAACATTTGGATCCTCTTATCCCGTTAAGCTGCTGTGGAGAGTTCAGGGACATGTGCTGAGTCACTGTGACATGCTCAATGTGAGATTAGGCATTAAACTCTGGATAGATACTTTTGACATTTTCCTCATCTAATTGGTAAGAAATTGCAGCTATTTTTTTGGAATGTTAGATCACTGTCTTCTCCCTGTTTGTAGGTGATGCGCCGCACGGCTCGACTCGTGGCTCTATGGCAGTGTGTAGGTTTCTGCCACGGAGTCCTGAACACAGACAACATGAGCATCCTGGGACTCACGCTGGACTATGGTCCATACGGCTTCATGGACAGGTCAGACATTTGCATTTGAGTATTTTTGGCCAGTCGGTCTGATTGATCCTACAGTCATTCTGTTGGTCCTGTATGGTTCATGGTTATTTTAATAGTTGAGTCAAAAGAGCCTTCTTCTTTTGCTGCAGCATAGGGCTGTGCAATCAATCGAAATGTTAATCGCGATtacgattttggctcctaacgatcacaaaaaacAGAGTACTTGagaaaaaagattattttgcacatgaaGTTTTG
Proteins encoded in this window:
- the selenoo1 gene encoding selenoprotein O1; this translates as MAYLAPRLGQSRVFIPGVSAFRLLGTLGMADMGLAGSRSPLERLDFDNVALKKLPLDSSEEPGQRQVKGACFSLVKPQPLTKPRFVAVSHEALALLGLSGEEVMNDPLGPEYLSGSKVMPGSEPAAHCYCGHQFGQFAGQLGDGAACYLGEVKVPPGQDPELLRENPSGRWEIQVKGAGLTPFSRTADGRKVLRSSIREFLCSEVMFFLGVPTTRAGSVVTSDSKVVRDVYYSGNPRHERCSVVVRIAPTFLRFGSFEIFKRADEHTGRQGPSYGRDEIRGQMLDYVIEMFYPEIQQNHPDRVERNVAFFKEVMRRTARLVALWQCVGFCHGVLNTDNMSILGLTLDYGPYGFMDRFDPDFICNASDNSGRYSYQAQPAICRWNLVKLAEALAPELPPDRAEAVMDEYLDLYNGFYLENMRKKLGLLKKDEPEDEILITELLQTMHNTGADFTNTFRSLSQISCPTEGQSEEEDELVKKATDLLLEQCASSEELKAANKPTMDPRELAMLLSMAQSNPALFQMISDRTTIARQLERLSKLKDLMETSQEELKTQQAEEWSHWITRYRKRLAREMEGQSDARAAQEERVTVMDSANPRVVLRNYIAQNAIEAAENGDFSEVQRVLKVLEKPFSSQPGLELPAWVGGGPATERGVRDEGEEQLRESASTARSPVPYDSKPPAWAHEICVTUSS
- the trabd gene encoding traB domain-containing protein, encoding MDQDNNLEDESVGPSEDPSEEELPCLPPGLSDGEAMELLWQLRSQRRQASPELPETVSTLTAPDGSILYLVGTAHFSDSSKKDVATTIRAVQPDVVVVELCQYRVSMLKMDESTLLREAKDINLDKVQQAIKQNGLMSGLMQILLLKVSAHITEQLGMAPGGEFREAFKEAGRVPFCKFHLGDRPIPVTFKRAIAALSLWQKARLAWGLCFLSDPISKEDVEKCKQKDLLEQTMSEMIGEFPALHQTIVAERDIYLTHTLRQATRCVEAPHNAQKVPAVVVGVVGMGHVPGIERNWEKQLNINEIMSVAPPSRFGWVLRTVLKGVVMGMLGYACYRAGGSLGRTVLSLPAVQSLLETLRPPPALSQQGHDL